A stretch of the Rhodospirillales bacterium genome encodes the following:
- a CDS encoding quinoprotein relay system zinc metallohydrolase 2 → MLHGMARALMGSPGSRTVLRVQARTAWLWLAVVGAVLGPSPTVAAEAIQLKPVAQGIYVYTGPHTDASDSNLGAVGNVAIVVGEQSVALIDSGGSLEFGLQLRAALEEITDLPVSHVINTHVHPDHLLGNGAFAGPTVEFVGHRRLGAALAARAEFYLEAGTRNVGPKFAGTKAIGPTLEVADSIHINLGGRVLKVTAHATAHTDNDLTVYDRRTRTLFAGDLVFVERLPIVDGSLKGWLAVMDDLRAVPAVRVVPGHGPASVRWPSALHAQERYLQALLRDVRIEIAAGGTIENAIGWVASEERSKWVRFAEDHPRNVTASFTELEWE, encoded by the coding sequence ATGTTGCATGGAATGGCACGGGCATTGATGGGCTCGCCCGGTTCGCGGACGGTACTCCGCGTGCAGGCTCGGACTGCGTGGCTCTGGCTGGCGGTCGTAGGTGCGGTTCTGGGGCCTTCGCCCACCGTTGCCGCGGAAGCCATCCAGCTGAAGCCCGTGGCGCAGGGCATCTACGTCTACACGGGTCCGCACACCGACGCCAGCGACAGCAATCTGGGTGCGGTCGGGAACGTGGCGATCGTAGTCGGTGAACAGTCCGTGGCGCTCATCGATAGTGGCGGCAGCCTCGAATTCGGGCTGCAGCTGCGCGCCGCGCTGGAGGAGATTACGGACCTTCCCGTGAGCCACGTGATCAACACCCACGTGCATCCCGATCATCTGCTGGGGAATGGTGCCTTCGCAGGTCCGACGGTCGAGTTCGTCGGGCATCGCCGCCTCGGCGCTGCCCTGGCCGCGCGGGCGGAGTTCTATCTCGAAGCGGGCACCCGGAACGTCGGCCCGAAATTCGCCGGAACCAAGGCAATCGGGCCGACCCTGGAGGTGGCGGATTCCATTCACATCAATCTCGGTGGACGAGTCCTGAAAGTGACGGCACACGCCACCGCGCACACCGATAACGATCTCACCGTCTACGACCGACGCACTCGCACCCTGTTTGCCGGTGACCTCGTGTTCGTCGAACGTCTGCCGATCGTGGACGGCAGCCTGAAGGGGTGGCTGGCCGTGATGGATGACCTTCGGGCCGTGCCGGCGGTGCGGGTGGTTCCCGGACACGGCCCTGCATCGGTGCGCTGGCCGAGCGCGCTCCACGCGCAGGAGCGGTACCTCCAAGCGCTTCTGCGCGACGTGCGGATCGAGATCGCGGCGGGAGGGACCATCGAAAACGCCATCGGCTGGGTCGCGTCGGAGGAGCGATCGAAGTGGGTACGGTTTGCCGAGGATCACCCCCGGAACGTCACGGCAAGCTTCACGGAACTCGAATGGGAGTAG
- a CDS encoding extracellular solute-binding protein, giving the protein MGRTLAAGIFLAALAGLITRAEAQDHGIAMHGAPKYDPGFDHLDYVDPDAPEGGTIRLAVQGTFSSLNPFIIKGVPARGRHLMFESLMKRTWDEPFSLYGLLAQSIEVPEDRSSALFVLRPEARFHDGSPVTVDDVVFSWRTLRDLGRPNLQLYYRQVERVEQPGPHSVRFVFDAMSRDRELPLIIGLMPILSKSYYLTVPFDETTMVPPLGSGPYRVETVDPGRSVSYRRDPNYWGRHLPVNRGQHNFDQVRYDYYRDGNTMMEAFSAGEYDVRFETSEKRWATAYEFPAARDGRVKLESRPHGRPSGMFAFVFNSRRAPFESPDVRHALAHAFDFGWVNETLLYGAYVRTQSVFANSVLASRGLPHGDELAVLEPYRDLLPGEVFEQPYRPAGGTGDIRADLKVALSILSEAGWVVREGVLTQAGTGRPMIFEILLVDPRNEKIALAFARNLERLGADVTVRTVDTPQYQYRLNTYDFDVIMYRWGVSLSPGNEQAYYWGSDAATQEGTRNYAGVRNAAVDALIERMTRERERDAFVNTVRALDRVLLWGHHFVPLFHLNEDRVARWDRFGRPAVTPLYGIVTETWWDQDLTARGGTTRSDGAGSAMR; this is encoded by the coding sequence ATGGGCCGAACTCTCGCTGCAGGCATCTTCCTTGCGGCGCTTGCCGGCCTGATCACCCGGGCCGAGGCGCAAGATCACGGCATCGCCATGCATGGTGCGCCCAAATACGACCCGGGGTTCGACCACCTCGACTACGTCGATCCGGATGCACCAGAGGGCGGTACGATCCGTCTCGCCGTGCAGGGCACGTTCAGCAGCCTCAACCCGTTCATCATCAAGGGGGTGCCCGCGCGCGGGAGGCATCTCATGTTCGAGAGCCTCATGAAGCGGACCTGGGACGAACCGTTCTCGCTGTACGGTCTGCTCGCCCAATCCATCGAGGTGCCCGAGGACCGCAGTTCCGCCCTGTTCGTCCTGAGGCCGGAAGCGAGATTCCACGATGGAAGCCCGGTCACGGTGGACGATGTGGTGTTTTCCTGGCGCACCCTCCGGGATCTCGGCAGGCCCAACCTCCAGCTCTACTACCGGCAAGTCGAACGGGTCGAGCAGCCGGGCCCGCATTCCGTGCGATTCGTGTTTGACGCAATGTCGCGGGACCGCGAGCTTCCGCTGATCATCGGGCTAATGCCAATTCTGTCGAAGTCCTATTACCTGACAGTCCCGTTCGATGAGACCACCATGGTGCCGCCGCTCGGCAGCGGGCCCTATCGCGTCGAGACGGTCGATCCTGGCCGCAGCGTCAGTTACCGTCGCGATCCCAATTACTGGGGACGCCACTTGCCGGTAAATCGCGGCCAGCACAACTTCGATCAAGTTCGGTACGACTACTACCGCGACGGCAACACGATGATGGAGGCGTTCAGCGCCGGCGAGTACGACGTCCGCTTCGAAACCTCCGAGAAACGCTGGGCAACTGCCTACGAATTTCCGGCCGCCCGCGACGGCCGGGTCAAGCTCGAAAGCCGGCCGCACGGACGCCCCTCGGGAATGTTCGCGTTCGTGTTCAACAGCCGGCGCGCGCCGTTCGAAAGCCCCGATGTGCGCCATGCCCTTGCGCATGCCTTCGACTTCGGTTGGGTCAACGAAACCCTGCTGTACGGAGCGTATGTCCGAACCCAAAGCGTCTTCGCGAATTCCGTGCTGGCCTCGCGAGGGCTTCCGCACGGCGATGAGCTGGCCGTCCTGGAGCCATATCGGGACCTCCTTCCGGGCGAAGTCTTCGAACAGCCCTATCGCCCGGCCGGCGGGACCGGCGACATTCGGGCGGATCTGAAGGTCGCGCTGAGCATTCTTTCAGAGGCCGGGTGGGTGGTCCGTGAGGGCGTGCTGACGCAAGCCGGCACCGGTCGTCCGATGATCTTTGAGATCCTGCTCGTCGATCCGCGGAACGAGAAGATTGCCCTCGCGTTCGCCCGCAACCTGGAACGCCTCGGGGCCGACGTAACGGTCCGGACGGTCGACACGCCGCAGTATCAATATCGCCTGAACACCTACGACTTCGACGTCATCATGTATCGCTGGGGGGTGTCGTTGTCGCCGGGCAATGAACAGGCCTACTACTGGGGCAGTGATGCTGCGACGCAGGAAGGCACACGGAACTACGCTGGCGTGCGGAACGCGGCCGTCGACGCGCTGATCGAGCGGATGACGCGGGAACGCGAACGTGACGCGTTCGTCAACACGGTTCGCGCACTGGATCGAGTGCTGCTGTGGGGGCACCATTTCGTCCCGCTGTTCCACCTGAACGAGGATCGGGTCGCCCGCTGGGACCGGTTTGGCCGGCCTGCAGTCACGCCGCTCTACGGGATCGTGACCGAGACCTGGTGGGACCAGGATCTGACGGCACGTGGCGGTACTACCCGCTCGGACGGGGCGGGCTCGGCCATGCGATAG
- a CDS encoding long-chain-fatty-acid--CoA ligase — protein sequence MTTPSAAGLGRVDANHSPLNPIGFLERAARIWPERVAIVHGAKRITWRGFRDRCRRLADGLLASGIERGDTVSALLPNIPEMLEAHYGIPMAGAVLNPLNTRLQDREIAFILDHCGATALIVDSEFAGLANRALRHLDNPPRVIVVEDTEGPEPHDDRMFDAATRYEDLISNGSPEFEWRPPADEWDTVSVLYTSGTVGNPKGVVFQHRGAYLNAVGQALVTGMNADTSYLWTLPMFHCNGWCFTWALAIVGGRHVCLRNVVADRVFQAIADERVNMLCGAPTVLTMLIHAPHASRRRFEQQCDVYTGGAPPPAAVIAGMEEMGFRVTHLYGLTETFGPATVGVIQDEWARLSLPERARHMARQGVPYPTVGDLLVADPESLEPVPADGETLGEILVRGNTVMKGYLDNPEATREAFRGGWFHSGDLAVVHGDGYVEVRDRAKDIIISGGENISSIEVEDVLHAHPAVMEAAVVGRAHPKWGERPVAFVSVSPGSKPPGEQDLRSFCRERLAGYKVPDDFVFGELPKTSTGKVRKTELRERAAMHTAEETPA from the coding sequence ATGACGACGCCTTCCGCAGCCGGCCTGGGCCGGGTCGACGCCAATCACTCTCCACTTAATCCGATCGGTTTCCTGGAACGTGCGGCTCGCATCTGGCCCGAGCGTGTTGCCATTGTCCACGGGGCGAAGCGCATCACGTGGCGGGGCTTTCGGGACCGGTGCCGCAGGCTCGCGGACGGGCTCCTTGCTTCCGGGATCGAACGTGGAGACACGGTGTCCGCCCTCCTGCCCAACATTCCCGAAATGCTCGAGGCCCACTACGGAATCCCGATGGCCGGCGCGGTGCTGAATCCGTTGAACACCCGCCTTCAGGATCGGGAGATCGCGTTCATTCTCGATCACTGCGGGGCCACCGCACTGATTGTGGATTCCGAATTTGCGGGGCTTGCGAACCGCGCGCTCCGGCATCTCGACAACCCTCCCAGGGTGATCGTGGTCGAGGACACGGAAGGCCCCGAGCCTCACGACGATCGGATGTTCGACGCCGCGACGCGCTACGAGGACCTGATTTCGAACGGGTCGCCGGAGTTTGAATGGCGCCCGCCCGCCGACGAGTGGGACACGGTATCGGTGCTGTACACGTCCGGTACCGTGGGCAACCCGAAAGGCGTGGTCTTCCAGCACCGAGGTGCCTACCTCAACGCTGTTGGACAGGCGCTCGTGACGGGGATGAATGCTGATACGTCCTACCTGTGGACGTTGCCCATGTTCCATTGCAATGGCTGGTGCTTCACTTGGGCACTGGCGATCGTAGGCGGGCGGCACGTATGTCTGCGCAACGTCGTGGCTGACCGGGTGTTTCAGGCGATTGCCGATGAGCGGGTCAATATGCTCTGCGGCGCTCCGACCGTGCTGACCATGCTGATCCATGCGCCGCATGCCTCCAGGCGGCGGTTCGAACAGCAGTGCGACGTCTATACGGGCGGAGCCCCGCCGCCGGCCGCGGTCATTGCCGGCATGGAGGAGATGGGCTTCAGGGTGACCCATCTCTACGGTCTGACGGAAACGTTCGGCCCGGCCACGGTGGGTGTCATCCAGGACGAGTGGGCCAGGCTCTCACTGCCGGAGCGCGCGCGGCACATGGCCCGTCAGGGAGTGCCGTATCCGACAGTGGGTGATTTGCTGGTCGCGGACCCTGAATCGCTCGAACCGGTGCCTGCAGATGGCGAGACCCTTGGCGAGATCCTGGTCCGCGGGAATACTGTCATGAAGGGATATCTGGACAACCCCGAGGCGACGCGCGAGGCATTCCGCGGAGGCTGGTTTCACAGTGGTGACCTGGCCGTGGTTCACGGAGATGGTTACGTCGAAGTCCGTGACCGTGCCAAGGACATCATCATTTCCGGCGGAGAGAACATTTCGAGCATCGAGGTGGAGGACGTCCTGCATGCCCACCCGGCCGTGATGGAAGCAGCTGTCGTTGGGCGCGCCCATCCGAAATGGGGGGAGCGCCCCGTCGCGTTTGTCTCGGTCAGCCCCGGGAGTAAACCACCCGGCGAGCAAGACCTTCGATCGTTCTGCCGCGAACGGCTGGCCGGCTACAAGGTGCCGGACGACTTCGTGTTCGGAGAGCTTCCGAAAACCTCGACTGGCAAAGTACGCAAGACGGAGCTACGTGAGCGGGCAGCCATGCACACAGCCGAAGAAACGCCTGCGTAG
- a CDS encoding PQQ-dependent catabolism-associated CXXCW motif protein — protein MTSVPEKSRIAAWQRRSLSAAAVPLGLAIALSVLLTPNPGSADGHACLADEPPSYRTSEFRAAVPCSLDGATVVTTEALQTLLDHGDPLLIDVFPAPRAPKVVRDSEDHLWLPPIRDSLPGTVWLPNVGLGVLPVEEENYFRANLERFTGGDRTRTIVFFCLSDCWMSWNAARRALDWSYSSIVWYPEGTDGWEAAGLELTEVSPVERTEGQ, from the coding sequence ATGACGTCAGTCCCAGAAAAATCGAGGATAGCGGCGTGGCAGCGGCGGTCTCTGTCGGCTGCCGCAGTTCCGCTCGGCCTCGCCATCGCCCTGTCGGTGCTGCTGACACCGAACCCGGGTTCGGCGGATGGCCACGCATGCCTTGCCGATGAGCCGCCGTCGTATCGCACGTCCGAGTTCCGGGCGGCGGTGCCCTGCTCGCTCGACGGCGCCACAGTGGTCACCACCGAGGCGCTCCAGACCCTGCTGGATCATGGCGACCCGCTGCTGATCGACGTGTTTCCGGCGCCTCGGGCGCCGAAGGTCGTGCGCGACAGCGAAGACCACCTGTGGTTGCCGCCGATCCGGGACAGCCTTCCCGGGACCGTGTGGCTGCCGAACGTGGGTCTCGGCGTGCTACCGGTCGAAGAGGAGAACTACTTTCGCGCGAACCTGGAACGGTTCACCGGCGGCGACCGGACGAGGACGATCGTCTTTTTCTGCCTGAGCGACTGCTGGATGTCTTGGAATGCGGCGCGCCGTGCCCTGGACTGGAGCTACTCGTCGATCGTTTGGTATCCCGAAGGCACCGACGGCTGGGAGGCCGCCGGTCTCGAACTGACCGAAGTCTCGCCAGTGGAGCGGACCGAGGGACAGTAG
- a CDS encoding quinoprotein dehydrogenase-associated SoxYZ-like carrier, with protein sequence MRVAVTTFLLAMAVGIPAWGATEDESRWHDLRESLFGDRQIHEESGVVSLEAPYRAHDAALVPITFEAAFPQTNERFVKTITLIVDENPLPMAGQFHFTEASGWAAISTRIRVNAYTHVRAVAETNDGELHMAKRYVKASGGCSAPAGKDPEAALASLGRMKLRRSDPVLWGEPNSAQLLVSHPNHTGMQMDQVTRHYVLAYFVDSIEVHYGDQPVLAVESNFSLSENPAVRFHYVPDGPGELSVRVTDSDGEMFARAWSVPGSVAKAPVGEEVAPVNPVQ encoded by the coding sequence ATGAGAGTTGCCGTAACCACCTTCCTGCTGGCCATGGCGGTCGGCATTCCGGCATGGGGCGCGACCGAGGACGAGAGTCGCTGGCATGACCTTCGCGAGTCGTTGTTCGGCGATCGTCAAATTCATGAGGAAAGCGGCGTCGTGTCCTTGGAAGCGCCGTATCGGGCCCACGACGCGGCGTTGGTCCCCATCACCTTCGAAGCCGCCTTTCCGCAAACGAACGAGCGTTTCGTCAAGACGATCACGCTGATCGTGGACGAGAACCCGTTGCCGATGGCAGGACAATTCCATTTCACAGAGGCGAGCGGTTGGGCGGCCATCAGTACCCGGATTCGGGTCAATGCCTACACGCATGTGCGCGCGGTGGCCGAGACCAATGACGGCGAGCTGCACATGGCCAAGCGTTACGTGAAGGCGTCCGGGGGCTGCTCCGCGCCAGCCGGGAAGGATCCGGAGGCCGCGCTAGCAAGCCTCGGCAGGATGAAGCTCCGCCGGTCCGACCCGGTACTGTGGGGGGAGCCGAACAGCGCGCAACTTCTGGTGAGCCATCCCAATCACACTGGGATGCAGATGGACCAGGTGACGCGCCACTACGTACTCGCGTACTTCGTCGACAGCATTGAAGTGCACTACGGAGACCAGCCGGTACTGGCAGTTGAATCGAATTTCTCGCTCAGCGAGAACCCGGCTGTCCGCTTCCACTACGTGCCCGACGGGCCGGGCGAATTGTCGGTTCGGGTTACCGACAGCGACGGGGAAATGTTTGCGCGCGCCTGGAGTGTTCCGGGGTCCGTCGCAAAAGCCCCGGTCGGAGAGGAGGTCGCTCCGGTCAATCCGGTGCAGTAG
- a CDS encoding MFS transporter gives MTRDRISFLFLNLGHFFDHLIILVFATTAALVLVHEWNIPYPELIPYATPGLIAFGVGALPAGWLADKWSREAMMTVFFLGLGAASTATALADTPLQIGVGLLLIGLFASIYHPVGLALVVEGRRRTGMPLAINGVFGNMGVACAALLTGWLIDVAGWRAAFAVPGTLCFALGCAYAIFLYGGRRRPRDLSPHQSGKKGDSAWPIELDRRLLVRVFGVVFFTTAIGGLIFQSTTFALPKVFEERLSDLAGTNTLIGWYAFLAFAVAALAQLVVGHLVDNYSIRTVFACIAAQQAVLFTVMQHLTGAAALLVAVCFMLAVFGQIPINDVLIGRATSSAWRSRAYSIRFVITFAVAATAVPMIAFIRARWDFAALFLVLALAASAIFVAALLLPSVVTPSRTAAR, from the coding sequence TTGACTCGCGACCGCATCAGCTTCCTGTTTCTCAACCTCGGCCACTTCTTTGATCACCTGATCATTCTGGTCTTCGCGACCACGGCGGCGCTCGTGCTGGTGCACGAATGGAACATCCCCTATCCCGAACTGATCCCTTACGCGACGCCCGGGTTGATCGCATTCGGGGTCGGCGCTCTTCCCGCGGGCTGGCTTGCGGACAAGTGGAGCCGCGAAGCCATGATGACCGTCTTCTTTCTCGGCCTTGGTGCGGCCAGCACGGCCACCGCGCTCGCCGACACCCCGCTCCAGATCGGTGTCGGCCTGCTCCTGATCGGCCTGTTTGCCTCGATCTACCATCCGGTCGGCCTCGCCCTGGTCGTGGAGGGGCGCCGCCGGACTGGCATGCCGCTGGCCATCAACGGCGTGTTCGGAAACATGGGGGTGGCCTGCGCGGCGCTGCTCACCGGCTGGCTCATCGACGTGGCGGGCTGGCGGGCTGCGTTTGCGGTGCCGGGCACGCTCTGCTTCGCGCTCGGCTGTGCCTACGCGATCTTCTTGTACGGCGGACGACGCCGACCCCGGGACCTTTCGCCGCACCAATCCGGCAAGAAGGGGGATTCTGCCTGGCCAATCGAACTCGACCGACGCTTGCTCGTCCGCGTGTTCGGTGTCGTGTTTTTCACGACGGCGATCGGAGGCCTGATCTTTCAGAGCACCACCTTCGCACTGCCGAAGGTATTCGAGGAACGGCTGAGCGACCTGGCCGGAACGAATACGCTGATCGGTTGGTACGCCTTCCTCGCCTTTGCCGTCGCGGCCTTGGCCCAATTGGTGGTCGGGCATCTGGTCGACAACTACTCGATTCGCACCGTCTTTGCGTGCATCGCCGCCCAGCAGGCCGTGTTGTTCACCGTGATGCAGCACTTGACCGGCGCGGCGGCATTGCTGGTCGCCGTCTGTTTCATGCTGGCGGTGTTCGGACAAATTCCCATCAATGACGTGTTGATCGGGCGTGCCACGTCGAGCGCCTGGCGAAGTCGGGCCTACTCCATCCGCTTCGTCATCACGTTCGCGGTTGCAGCAACGGCGGTGCCGATGATCGCCTTCATCCGTGCCCGATGGGATTTTGCCGCGCTGTTCCTGGTGCTTGCCTTGGCGGCCTCGGCGATCTTTGTCGCGGCCTTGCTGCTTCCGAGCGTCGTAACGCCGTCCCGCACGGCAGCCCGATAA
- a CDS encoding enoyl-CoA hydratase/isomerase family protein: MAGNYETLNIQTDGPLVRLEMTRPRLLNAVAMTGAQELLDATRWIAEDEAIRMVAITGAGRAFCTGMDLKDLSAGRIEHSYFEMWDAALRAFETMDKLVVCLLHGYAIGGGLQLALACDIRVCTPTARLGLPAIKESLIPGLGTFRLARYVGLGRAKSLIIRGNMIDGKEAERIGLVDHLVQEDTAREEFEGWLAEYAKFNSAASRTSKQMLVDCFDIGWDAFFRKYLSLQEKAIASPDFAEAMAAYRAGRDPIWE; this comes from the coding sequence ATGGCCGGGAATTACGAGACCTTGAACATTCAGACGGACGGCCCGCTGGTCCGCTTGGAGATGACGCGACCCCGACTGCTGAATGCCGTCGCGATGACCGGCGCACAGGAGCTGCTGGACGCCACCCGGTGGATTGCCGAAGACGAGGCCATCCGCATGGTCGCCATCACCGGTGCGGGCCGGGCATTTTGCACCGGTATGGACCTCAAGGATCTCTCCGCAGGTCGGATTGAACACAGCTACTTCGAGATGTGGGATGCGGCCCTGAGGGCGTTCGAAACGATGGACAAGCTGGTTGTCTGTCTCCTTCACGGCTACGCCATCGGCGGGGGCCTGCAGCTGGCACTGGCATGCGACATTCGCGTGTGCACGCCAACCGCGCGGCTTGGGTTGCCGGCGATCAAGGAAAGCCTGATCCCTGGCCTCGGGACCTTCCGCCTTGCCCGCTATGTCGGGCTAGGGCGCGCCAAGTCGCTGATCATCAGGGGCAACATGATCGATGGGAAGGAAGCGGAACGGATAGGGCTCGTTGATCACCTGGTCCAGGAAGACACCGCACGGGAAGAATTTGAGGGCTGGCTGGCCGAGTACGCCAAATTCAATTCTGCGGCGAGCAGGACCTCCAAGCAGATGCTGGTGGACTGTTTCGACATCGGCTGGGACGCCTTCTTTCGGAAATACCTGTCGCTCCAGGAAAAGGCGATTGCCAGTCCCGACTTTGCCGAGGCCATGGCAGCCTACCGGGCGGGCCGTGACCCAATCTGGGAATAG
- a CDS encoding phytanoyl-CoA dioxygenase family protein produces the protein MQSTLAATRANYGRHEDALQAYMREGEARALRLGNRGPIRLDDDGALHPDIAEAYWRNGFYVFEGVLEEAELADIEADVQEILSRLPAAKDADVDALGRPALGADCEAPTLFWAKPLGDPFGGTEEAAGRHPVKMIEPEAAPDAPEDVVYLILGSLQFSEACLRVYGHPELLAVAAAINGDDFVPFTEALFLKEPGRGASVAWHQDGVTHWDSPTWDEGSHGFNFMAQLYGCTAANGVWVLPGSHRLGKVDIAALVEESGSDRIQGAVPILCRPGDVAITNRQVVHGSFANTSTDWRVTVNFGFHRRASVLGVTTGGLHNAVAHYDDARIRTRSRMIGYAIDARRQRFPDETPYIYKPLAEAGEACRWTEAARAAVKDYNLLDLGL, from the coding sequence ATGCAATCAACGCTTGCAGCCACTCGCGCGAACTATGGGCGGCACGAAGACGCCCTGCAGGCCTACATGAGGGAAGGGGAGGCGCGTGCCCTGCGACTCGGCAACCGCGGCCCAATCCGGCTGGACGACGACGGCGCCCTGCACCCTGATATCGCCGAGGCTTACTGGCGCAACGGCTTCTACGTCTTCGAGGGCGTTCTGGAGGAAGCTGAGCTCGCTGACATCGAAGCGGATGTTCAGGAGATCCTGTCGCGCCTGCCCGCGGCCAAGGATGCTGATGTCGATGCCCTGGGACGGCCGGCCCTGGGGGCGGACTGCGAAGCGCCCACATTGTTCTGGGCCAAGCCGCTCGGCGATCCGTTTGGCGGGACCGAAGAAGCTGCCGGCCGACACCCTGTCAAGATGATCGAGCCGGAAGCCGCGCCCGACGCTCCCGAGGATGTCGTGTATCTCATCCTCGGGTCTCTGCAGTTTTCCGAGGCCTGCTTGCGGGTGTACGGCCATCCGGAATTGCTCGCAGTTGCGGCAGCCATCAACGGCGATGATTTCGTACCGTTCACCGAGGCACTGTTTCTCAAGGAGCCGGGGAGGGGAGCGTCCGTCGCGTGGCATCAGGACGGGGTCACACACTGGGATTCGCCAACCTGGGATGAGGGCTCGCACGGGTTCAACTTCATGGCGCAGCTCTATGGCTGCACGGCCGCCAACGGGGTCTGGGTGCTTCCCGGGTCGCACAGGCTTGGCAAGGTCGACATCGCCGCGCTGGTGGAGGAGAGCGGTTCGGACCGAATCCAAGGCGCCGTGCCAATCCTTTGCCGGCCGGGTGACGTAGCGATCACGAATCGACAGGTCGTGCACGGGTCGTTCGCGAACACCAGCACGGACTGGCGCGTGACCGTGAATTTTGGATTTCACCGGCGTGCCTCGGTTCTGGGCGTCACGACCGGCGGACTGCACAATGCCGTGGCGCATTACGATGATGCCCGCATCCGTACGCGGTCGCGGATGATCGGCTACGCGATCGATGCCAGGCGCCAACGTTTCCCTGACGAAACACCGTACATATACAAACCGCTGGCAGAGGCCGGGGAAGCCTGCCGATGGACGGAGGCGGCGAGGGCAGCCGTGAAGGACTACAACCTGCTTGACTTGGGGCTTTAG
- a CDS encoding DUF3280 domain-containing protein has protein sequence MIINGGAGASKVKAAGRLTTVAGRACHRWLVALAVAAAVAVPACAQAGGTPIRVAVLDVELLKADYLPDAHTITEEERHRLDLVAELIRTRLRAEGYDVVPAAATRQAIREAKPLQRLHACNGCERGIARSLEADWVLVGWVQFVSNLILNLNVVAIDVETGTSVGHAFVDLRGNTERTWRHATTYMLDHILVDRLAARR, from the coding sequence ATGATAATCAATGGCGGCGCGGGGGCGAGCAAGGTCAAAGCTGCTGGACGGTTGACGACCGTGGCTGGGCGTGCCTGCCATCGTTGGCTTGTGGCGCTTGCCGTGGCCGCGGCCGTGGCGGTTCCCGCCTGCGCGCAGGCCGGGGGAACACCCATCCGCGTCGCGGTGCTCGATGTCGAACTCCTGAAGGCCGATTACCTGCCGGATGCGCACACGATCACGGAAGAAGAACGGCACCGCCTCGACCTGGTCGCTGAGCTGATCCGCACGCGACTCCGTGCGGAGGGTTACGACGTTGTGCCCGCCGCTGCCACGCGGCAGGCGATCCGAGAGGCCAAGCCATTGCAGCGCCTGCACGCCTGCAACGGTTGCGAGCGGGGCATCGCACGCAGCCTCGAGGCGGACTGGGTGCTGGTGGGGTGGGTTCAGTTTGTCAGCAACCTCATTCTGAACCTCAATGTCGTGGCGATCGACGTCGAGACGGGAACTTCCGTTGGGCATGCGTTCGTCGACCTGCGCGGCAACACCGAACGGACCTGGCGGCATGCCACGACCTACATGCTCGATCACATTCTCGTGGATCGGCTCGCCGCGCGCCGGTGA
- a CDS encoding HigA family addiction module antitoxin, with protein MTLLTNPSHPGEVLVELYLVPLGMSAITLAKRLDVPRTRIERLVKGETALSIDTAMRLSKFFGTTAEFWINLQRAHDLARARTSVDLSRITPLTVA; from the coding sequence ATGACGCTGCTGACGAATCCCTCTCACCCGGGCGAGGTGCTCGTGGAACTCTATCTTGTGCCGCTCGGCATGAGCGCGATCACGCTGGCGAAACGCCTGGACGTGCCCCGGACGCGGATCGAGCGGCTGGTGAAGGGCGAGACGGCGCTGAGCATCGATACCGCGATGCGCCTCTCGAAGTTTTTCGGCACCACAGCCGAGTTCTGGATCAATCTGCAACGCGCGCACGATCTGGCCCGGGCTCGTACCAGCGTCGACTTGTCCCGCATCACGCCGCTGACCGTCGCCTGA